A single region of the Streptomyces vilmorinianum genome encodes:
- a CDS encoding ParA family protein, whose product MTTAHTMKMMDGLHVNATAGNESGRESTHFAAYDEVPEGHFYDPDAEYEPDPEYAATLAPDAARQRRERIGPTGRPLPYFPIPGPLTDHGPAKIIAMCNQKGGVGKTTSTINLGAALAEYGRRVLLVDFDPQGALSVGLGVNPMELDLTVYNLLMERGMSADEVLLKTAVPNMDLLPSNIDLSAAEVQLVSEVARESTLQRALKPLMNDYDYIVIDCQPSLGLLTVNALTAAHKVIVPLECEFFALRGVALLTETIEKVQERLNPELELDGILATMYDSRTVHSREVLARVVEAFDDHVYHTVIGRTVRFPETTVAGEPITTYASNSVGAAAYRQLAREVLARCHAE is encoded by the coding sequence ATGACGACAGCCCACACGATGAAGATGATGGACGGCCTACACGTGAACGCCACGGCCGGCAACGAGAGTGGCCGAGAGTCCACCCACTTCGCCGCCTACGACGAGGTGCCCGAGGGGCACTTCTACGACCCCGACGCCGAGTACGAGCCCGATCCGGAGTACGCGGCCACCCTCGCACCCGACGCTGCCCGCCAGCGCCGCGAGCGGATCGGCCCCACCGGACGGCCCCTGCCGTACTTCCCGATCCCGGGTCCGCTGACCGATCACGGACCCGCGAAGATCATCGCGATGTGCAACCAGAAGGGTGGTGTCGGCAAGACCACGTCGACCATCAACCTGGGTGCCGCACTCGCGGAGTACGGACGGCGGGTGCTGCTCGTCGACTTCGACCCGCAGGGAGCCCTGTCGGTCGGTCTCGGTGTGAACCCGATGGAGCTCGACCTCACCGTCTACAACCTGCTCATGGAGCGGGGCATGTCGGCGGACGAGGTGCTGCTCAAGACCGCCGTGCCCAACATGGACCTGCTGCCGAGCAATATCGACCTCTCGGCCGCCGAGGTGCAGTTGGTCAGCGAGGTCGCGCGCGAGTCCACGCTGCAGCGCGCCCTGAAGCCGCTGATGAACGACTACGACTACATCGTGATCGACTGTCAGCCCTCGCTCGGTCTGCTGACCGTCAACGCGCTGACGGCGGCTCACAAGGTCATCGTGCCGCTGGAATGCGAGTTCTTCGCGCTGCGCGGTGTGGCCCTGCTGACCGAGACGATCGAGAAGGTCCAGGAGCGGCTCAACCCCGAGCTGGAGCTCGACGGAATCCTCGCCACGATGTACGACTCCCGGACCGTGCACAGCCGTGAGGTGCTCGCGCGGGTCGTCGAGGCCTTCGACGACCACGTGTACCACACGGTCATCGGCCGGACCGTCCGCTTCCCGGAGACCACGGTCGCCGGTGAGCCGATCACGACGTACGCGTCGAACTCGGTGGGTGCCGCCGCCTATCGCCAGCTCGCCAGGGAGGTGCTCGCCCGGTGTCACGCCGAGTGA
- a CDS encoding segregation/condensation protein A, with translation MPPPSDETSLPSRRRPLGRGPGTPRPGRPGEPEAASGEGPEPAPTATDRATRAPSGSAGDLPDLETPQTGAPAAESDPPTNGEAPPEGGAAAHLSGSTPSAGAQPEATAMLGAAGGTATAWATAQAPAEVVPVGHALADGGVAAHPSGDTVMSDTVAVSAEGAASAEHLADGGVAAHPSGAASDAGRARVPRNAPETPVGPGAEAVVPGDAGVEDGRFTVRLANFEGPFDLLLQLISKHKLDVTEVALSKVTDEFMAHIRAMGPDWDLDQTTEFLVVAATLLDLKAARLLPAAEVEDEADLALLEARDLLFARLLQYRAYKQIATIFEERWEAEGRRHPRTVGLEAHHAELLPEVVISIGAEGFAKLAVKAMQPKAKPQVYVDHIHAPLVSVREQARLVVALLKERGTVSFRELAEGAGDTLTVVARFLALLELYREKAVVLDQEDALGDLTVTWAGGDEDARVTDEFDQETEAPE, from the coding sequence ATGCCCCCGCCCTCCGACGAAACGTCCCTCCCATCCCGCCGCCGCCCGCTGGGCCGCGGCCCGGGCACACCCCGCCCGGGGCGCCCCGGGGAGCCTGAGGCCGCCTCGGGGGAGGGGCCGGAGCCCGCGCCGACGGCGACCGACCGTGCCACGCGGGCGCCGTCCGGCTCGGCCGGGGACCTGCCGGACCTCGAGACTCCGCAGACCGGCGCGCCCGCCGCCGAGTCCGACCCGCCCACGAACGGCGAGGCCCCGCCCGAGGGCGGGGCCGCCGCCCACCTGTCCGGCTCCACCCCGTCGGCGGGTGCGCAGCCGGAGGCGACAGCGATGCTCGGCGCCGCGGGTGGTACGGCCACGGCCTGGGCGACTGCGCAGGCCCCGGCCGAGGTTGTCCCCGTCGGCCACGCCCTGGCGGACGGAGGCGTCGCCGCCCACCCGTCCGGTGACACGGTCATGTCCGACACCGTTGCCGTCTCGGCCGAGGGCGCTGCCAGTGCCGAGCACCTCGCGGACGGAGGCGTCGCCGCTCACCCGTCCGGCGCCGCCTCCGATGCCGGACGCGCCCGCGTGCCGCGGAACGCCCCCGAGACCCCCGTCGGCCCCGGCGCCGAGGCGGTCGTGCCCGGGGACGCCGGCGTCGAGGACGGGCGGTTCACCGTGCGGCTGGCGAACTTCGAGGGGCCGTTCGATCTGCTGCTTCAGCTCATCTCGAAGCACAAGCTCGACGTCACCGAGGTCGCCCTCTCCAAGGTCACCGACGAGTTCATGGCCCACATCCGGGCCATGGGACCCGACTGGGACCTCGACCAGACCACCGAGTTCCTCGTCGTCGCCGCCACGCTGCTCGACCTCAAGGCCGCCCGGCTGCTGCCCGCCGCCGAGGTGGAGGACGAGGCCGATCTCGCGCTCCTCGAAGCGCGGGACCTCCTCTTCGCCCGGCTCCTGCAGTACCGCGCGTACAAACAGATCGCCACGATCTTCGAGGAGCGGTGGGAAGCCGAGGGGCGGCGCCACCCCAGGACCGTCGGGCTCGAAGCCCATCACGCCGAGCTGCTCCCCGAGGTCGTCATCTCCATCGGCGCCGAGGGCTTCGCCAAGCTCGCCGTCAAGGCCATGCAGCCCAAGGCCAAGCCCCAGGTGTACGTCGACCACATCCACGCCCCCCTCGTCAGCGTCCGTGAACAGGCCCGGCTCGTCGTCGCCCTCCTCAAGGAGCGCGGGACCGTCAGCTTCCGGGAGCTCGCCGAAGGGGCCGGCGACACCCTCACCGTCGTCGCCCGCTTCCTCGCCCTCCTGGAGCTCTACCGCGAGAAGGCCGTCGTCCTCGACCAGGAGGACGCCCTCGGCGACCTCACCGTCACCTGGGCCGGCGGCGACGAGGACGCCCGCGTCACCGACGAGTTCGATCAAGAAACGGAGGCTCCGGAGTGA
- the scpB gene encoding SMC-Scp complex subunit ScpB: MVVDEPATEAHLAKVLERTPREVGDALRELADEYTLQGRGFELRLVAGGWRFYSRAEYAPAVEAFVLDGQQARLTQAALETLAVVAYRQPVSRSRVSAVRGVNCDGVMRTLLQRGLVEEAGAEPETGAILYRTTNYFLERMGLRGLDELPELAPFLPEADAIEAETLEGVPSFDPDAPDREDADDKTTEI; this comes from the coding sequence ATGGTCGTCGACGAGCCCGCCACCGAGGCCCACCTCGCCAAGGTCCTGGAGCGGACCCCGCGCGAGGTGGGCGACGCCCTGCGCGAGCTCGCCGACGAGTACACCCTCCAGGGCCGCGGCTTCGAGCTGCGCCTGGTCGCCGGCGGCTGGCGCTTCTACAGCCGGGCGGAGTACGCCCCCGCCGTCGAGGCCTTCGTCCTGGACGGGCAGCAGGCCCGGCTCACCCAGGCGGCTCTGGAGACCCTCGCGGTCGTCGCGTACCGCCAGCCGGTCAGCCGTTCCCGGGTCTCCGCGGTCCGCGGAGTGAACTGCGACGGCGTCATGCGCACCCTCCTCCAGCGCGGTCTCGTGGAGGAGGCGGGCGCGGAACCCGAAACAGGTGCGATCCTGTACAGGACGACGAACTACTTCCTGGAGCGGATGGGCCTGCGCGGCCTTGACGAGCTCCCGGAGCTCGCGCCCTTCCTCCCCGAGGCGGACGCGATCGAGGCGGAGACGCTGGAAGGAGTCCCGTCGTTCGATCCGGACGCACCGGATCGTGAGGACGCAGACGACAAGACGACGGAAATTTGA
- a CDS encoding pseudouridine synthase codes for MRSSSGRNSSGNNGGSRGGNSGGRGSGSSSGGRGGSGGGYRGTGGGGGGRGDYRGAGGGRDDRQGGDRPRNPRPEERRYDVGGPSEAPKKGRGAAARGGAKGGPKAPQGGSQPRRGPHGQRQAPARSRELDATIEQRNRDRYANRPEIKTPKTFPGAEQEGERLQKVLARAGMGSRRACEELIEQARVEVNGEIVLEQGKRVDPEKDEIKVDGLTVATQSYLFFALNKPAGVVSTMEDPDGRQCLGDYVTNRETRLFHVGRLDTETEGIILLTNHGELAHRLTHPKYGVKKTYLAAITGPLPREVGKRLKDGIQLEDGYARADHFRVVEQTGKNYLVEVQLHEGRKHIVRRMLAEAGFPVEKLVRTAFGPIGLGDQKSGWLRRLTNTEVGMLMKEVGL; via the coding sequence ATGCGAAGCAGCAGCGGCAGGAACAGCAGCGGAAACAACGGCGGGAGCCGTGGTGGCAACAGCGGCGGTCGCGGCAGCGGCAGCAGCAGCGGCGGCCGCGGCGGCAGCGGTGGCGGCTACCGGGGCACCGGTGGCGGTGGCGGCGGGCGCGGTGACTACCGCGGTGCCGGCGGTGGCCGTGACGACAGGCAGGGCGGCGACCGGCCGCGCAACCCGCGCCCCGAGGAGCGCCGCTACGACGTCGGCGGCCCCTCCGAGGCCCCGAAGAAGGGCCGCGGCGCCGCGGCCCGCGGTGGCGCCAAGGGTGGCCCCAAGGCCCCCCAGGGCGGCAGCCAGCCGCGTCGCGGCCCGCACGGGCAGCGGCAGGCCCCGGCCCGCTCGCGCGAACTCGACGCCACGATCGAGCAGCGCAACCGGGACCGCTACGCGAACAGGCCGGAGATCAAGACCCCGAAGACCTTCCCGGGCGCCGAGCAGGAGGGCGAGCGGCTGCAGAAGGTGCTCGCCCGCGCCGGCATGGGCTCCCGACGCGCCTGCGAGGAGCTGATCGAGCAGGCCCGTGTCGAGGTCAACGGCGAGATCGTCCTCGAGCAGGGCAAGCGCGTGGACCCGGAGAAGGACGAGATCAAGGTCGACGGCCTGACCGTCGCGACCCAGTCGTACCTCTTCTTCGCCCTGAACAAGCCCGCCGGTGTCGTCTCCACCATGGAGGACCCCGACGGCCGCCAGTGCCTCGGGGACTACGTCACCAACCGCGAGACCCGGCTCTTCCACGTCGGCCGGCTCGACACCGAGACCGAGGGCATCATCCTCCTCACCAACCACGGTGAGCTGGCCCACCGCCTCACGCACCCGAAGTACGGCGTGAAGAAGACCTACCTGGCCGCCATCACCGGCCCGCTGCCGCGCGAGGTCGGCAAGCGGCTCAAGGACGGCATCCAGCTGGAGGACGGCTACGCCCGCGCCGACCACTTCCGCGTGGTCGAGCAGACCGGCAAGAACTACCTGGTCGAGGTGCAGCTCCACGAGGGCCGCAAGCACATCGTCCGCCGCATGCTCGCCGAGGCGGGCTTCCCGGTCGAGAAGCTCGTCCGTACGGCGTTCGGCCCGATCGGTCTCGGTGACCAGAAGTCCGGCTGGCTGCGCCGGCTGACCAACACCGAGGTCGGCATGCTGATGAAGGAAGTCGGCCTGTAG
- a CDS encoding AAA family ATPase, giving the protein MKRYGHGLVLGRFCPPHAGHHYLVRTALDRCERLTVLVLGRDDDPLPLADRVAWMREIHPDVLVIGTDADRDAGTDAGADDVLRAAVTERVDAVFGRRFGAQPVHVDPGPRLSPVTSADVRRDPAGHWDALEPPVRAALTRRVVVLGGESTGATTTALALTDHYRRRGGVWARTRCVPDITAPLGAGRRSEDFPVVAQRQAELEEEAARAGSPVLFCDGDAFATAIRHERYLGTASPATGEIAARSRQHLWLLTDHRGVPFDRDRADDAGQLRAWMTARLLTQLTHTGRPMVLLTGPHEERLATAVAAVDELLADLPPEGRR; this is encoded by the coding sequence ATGAAGCGCTACGGACACGGTCTGGTTCTCGGCCGCTTCTGCCCGCCCCACGCCGGCCACCACTATCTCGTCCGCACCGCCCTGGACCGCTGCGAGCGTCTCACCGTCCTCGTCCTGGGGCGCGACGACGACCCGCTGCCGCTCGCCGACCGGGTCGCGTGGATGCGCGAGATCCACCCCGACGTCCTGGTCATCGGCACGGACGCCGACAGGGACGCCGGTACGGATGCCGGTGCGGACGACGTCCTGCGCGCCGCCGTGACCGAACGGGTCGACGCCGTCTTCGGCCGCCGCTTCGGAGCCCAGCCCGTGCACGTCGACCCGGGCCCCCGGCTCTCCCCCGTCACCTCCGCCGACGTCCGCAGGGACCCCGCCGGCCACTGGGACGCCCTGGAGCCGCCGGTACGGGCGGCCCTCACCCGCCGCGTGGTCGTCCTGGGCGGCGAGTCCACCGGTGCCACCACGACGGCCCTGGCGCTGACCGACCACTACCGGCGCCGCGGCGGGGTCTGGGCCCGCACCCGGTGCGTACCGGACATCACCGCACCGCTCGGCGCCGGCCGCCGCTCGGAAGACTTCCCGGTCGTCGCCCAGCGCCAGGCCGAGCTGGAGGAGGAGGCGGCACGGGCCGGCTCGCCGGTGCTCTTCTGCGACGGCGACGCCTTCGCCACCGCCATACGCCACGAGCGGTACCTCGGCACCGCGAGCCCCGCCACCGGCGAGATCGCCGCCCGGAGCCGGCAGCACCTCTGGCTTCTCACCGACCACCGGGGTGTGCCCTTCGACCGGGACAGGGCCGACGACGCCGGGCAGCTGCGGGCCTGGATGACGGCCCGCCTCCTCACCCAGCTCACCCACACGGGCCGCCCCATGGTTCTCCTCACCGGGCCGCACGAGGAGCGGCTCGCCACCGCCGTCGCGGCCGTGGACGAGCTGCTCGCCGATCTCCCTCCGGAGGGCCGCCGATGA
- a CDS encoding NUDIX domain-containing protein — MTSAARAPQGYDASAFEPFAVTADLAVFTLREERLHVLLVERGQEPYAGAWALPGGFVRPRESSEQAARRELAEETGLSEDTVAGLHLEQLRTYSEPDRDPRMRVVSVAYTALVPDPPEPRGGGDAVRARWMPYGSYGPLAFDHDRILADAHERVGAKLEYTCLATAFCPPEFTIGELRQVYETVWGVELDRPNFRRKVLATPGFVQAVEGPPRLTGGRGKPAALYRAGEATALHPPLLRPEGRST, encoded by the coding sequence ATGACCAGCGCCGCACGAGCCCCCCAGGGCTACGACGCCTCCGCCTTCGAGCCCTTCGCCGTCACCGCCGACCTCGCCGTCTTCACCCTCCGCGAGGAGCGCCTGCACGTCCTGCTCGTCGAGCGCGGCCAGGAGCCGTACGCGGGCGCCTGGGCCCTGCCCGGAGGGTTCGTGCGGCCTCGTGAGTCCTCGGAGCAGGCGGCCCGTCGCGAACTCGCCGAGGAGACCGGCCTGTCGGAGGACACCGTCGCCGGACTCCACCTCGAACAGCTGCGGACCTACAGCGAGCCGGACCGCGACCCGAGGATGCGGGTCGTGTCCGTCGCGTACACCGCGCTCGTGCCCGACCCGCCCGAGCCACGCGGTGGTGGCGACGCGGTACGGGCGCGGTGGATGCCGTACGGGTCGTACGGGCCTCTCGCCTTCGACCACGACCGGATCCTCGCCGACGCCCACGAACGGGTCGGCGCCAAGCTCGAGTACACCTGTCTCGCCACCGCCTTCTGCCCGCCCGAGTTCACGATCGGCGAGCTGCGGCAGGTGTACGAGACGGTCTGGGGCGTCGAGCTCGACCGCCCCAACTTCCGGCGCAAGGTCCTCGCCACGCCCGGCTTCGTCCAGGCCGTGGAAGGACCGCCGCGCCTCACCGGCGGACGGGGGAAACCGGCCGCTCTCTACCGGGCGGGAGAGGCCACGGCCCTCCACCCGCCACTTCTGCGACCGGAAGGACGATCCACATGA
- a CDS encoding ADP-ribosylglycohydrolase family protein — protein MTIHMTKQAATGALVGLALGDALGFPTEFDDVPSILAKFGPWREMELPVKRGKAYVTDDTQMTLALARGIRTAMDRGVLAPLRLARPVREEFVDWYHSPENNRAPGNTCLRACMLLDSDRAWQDASQIHSKGCGANMRVAPLGLVPGLSEEQRSGAAQLQSALTHGHPTALAASDLTARAVYLLTQGVDPTGLVGHLRSYAYENRSVYRDTWLGDLWTRSQDPSARHFIERGWDECLAVLEKLDAVQRTADPELDPCMYTGDGWIAEEALATGLLCFLLFPDEPLTALRRAACTRGDSDSIACLAGAFAGAHLGADAWPKEWEEQIEYRSDLLTFGALWDA, from the coding sequence ATGACGATCCACATGACGAAGCAGGCCGCCACCGGGGCGCTGGTCGGGCTCGCGCTCGGAGACGCCCTCGGCTTCCCGACGGAGTTCGACGACGTGCCGTCGATCCTGGCGAAGTTCGGCCCGTGGCGGGAGATGGAGCTGCCCGTCAAGCGCGGCAAGGCGTACGTCACGGACGACACGCAGATGACGCTGGCCCTCGCGCGGGGCATCAGGACCGCCATGGACCGCGGCGTGCTCGCCCCGCTGCGGCTCGCGCGGCCGGTCCGGGAGGAGTTCGTCGACTGGTACCACTCCCCGGAGAACAACCGGGCGCCGGGGAACACGTGTCTGCGCGCGTGCATGCTCCTCGACAGCGACCGTGCGTGGCAGGACGCCAGCCAGATCCACTCCAAGGGCTGCGGGGCCAACATGCGCGTCGCGCCCCTCGGGCTCGTGCCCGGCCTGAGCGAGGAGCAGCGGTCCGGCGCGGCCCAGCTGCAGTCGGCGCTCACCCACGGCCACCCGACGGCGCTGGCCGCGTCCGACCTGACGGCCCGTGCGGTGTACCTGCTCACCCAGGGCGTCGACCCGACGGGGCTGGTGGGCCACCTGCGCTCGTACGCCTACGAGAACCGCTCCGTGTACCGCGACACCTGGCTCGGCGACCTGTGGACCCGCTCCCAGGACCCCTCGGCCCGGCACTTCATCGAGCGCGGCTGGGACGAGTGCCTGGCCGTCCTGGAGAAGCTGGACGCCGTCCAGCGGACCGCCGACCCCGAGCTGGACCCGTGCATGTACACCGGCGACGGCTGGATCGCGGAAGAGGCCCTGGCCACCGGCCTCCTGTGCTTCCTGCTCTTCCCCGACGAGCCGCTCACGGCCCTGCGCCGCGCCGCCTGCACCCGCGGCGACTCCGACTCGATCGCCTGCCTGGCGGGCGCGTTCGCGGGCGCCCACCTGGGCGCCGACGCGTGGCCGAAGGAGTGGGAGGAGCAGATCGAGTACCGCAGCGATCTGTTGACGTTCGGGGCGCTCTGGGACGCTTGA
- a CDS encoding nucleotidyltransferase domain-containing protein codes for MTVALIPEVDLSAVVAEQPDPLLFATVSGAHLYGFPSRDSDVDLRGVHLLPVAGLIGLHEPEETRSRMWDQDGVEMDLVTHDLRKFVRLMLRRNGYVLEQLLSPLVAHTSEAHAELISLVPHVLTTHHAHHYRGFAATQWRLFEKTEELKPLLYTFRALLTGIHLMRSGEVQAHLPTLAGQVAEAPAYVPRLIAAKAAAEHGLAEVDVERVRRDVEALHGVLDAAQAASALGDAPEAHGALHDFVVRTRLGSAV; via the coding sequence ATGACCGTGGCCCTCATACCCGAGGTCGACCTCTCCGCCGTCGTCGCGGAGCAGCCCGACCCCCTGCTGTTCGCGACCGTCTCCGGCGCGCATCTGTACGGATTCCCGTCCCGCGACTCGGACGTGGACCTGCGCGGCGTGCACCTGCTGCCGGTGGCCGGGCTGATCGGGCTGCACGAGCCCGAGGAGACCCGGTCCCGGATGTGGGACCAGGACGGGGTGGAGATGGACCTCGTCACGCACGACCTGCGGAAGTTCGTCCGGCTGATGCTGCGGCGCAACGGCTACGTACTGGAGCAGCTGCTGTCCCCGTTGGTGGCACACACCTCGGAGGCCCATGCCGAGCTGATCTCCCTGGTGCCGCATGTGCTCACCACCCACCACGCGCATCACTACCGTGGGTTCGCCGCGACGCAGTGGCGGCTCTTCGAGAAGACCGAGGAGCTGAAGCCGCTGCTCTACACCTTCCGCGCACTGCTCACCGGCATCCATCTGATGCGCTCCGGCGAGGTCCAGGCCCATCTGCCCACGCTGGCGGGGCAGGTGGCCGAGGCTCCCGCGTACGTGCCGCGGCTGATCGCGGCGAAGGCGGCGGCCGAGCACGGGCTCGCGGAGGTGGATGTCGAGCGGGTCCGCCGTGACGTGGAGGCGCTGCACGGGGTGCTGGACGCGGCGCAGGCGGCCTCGGCGCTCGGGGACGCCCCAGAGGCGCACGGCGCCCTGCACGACTTCGTCGTGCGGACTCGGCTGGGCAGCGCGGTCTAG
- a CDS encoding nucleotidyltransferase domain-containing protein: MTPADLVRDHTIYSCVMGSRAFGLDTEGSDTDRRGVFLAPTPLFWRFEKPPAHVEGPEEEQFSWELERFCELALRANPNVLECLHSPVVEHIDDMGRELVALREAFLSRQAHQTFVRYAGGQRRKLDADVRQYGQPRWKHAMHLLRLLMSCRDLLRTGELTIHVGDDRERLLAVKRGEVPWSEIESWMTRLTEEADAAATTSPLPSTPDHARVEDFLIRARRASALRAL; encoded by the coding sequence ATGACTCCAGCAGACCTGGTGCGCGACCACACGATCTATTCCTGCGTCATGGGGTCGCGTGCCTTCGGTCTGGACACCGAGGGGAGCGACACCGATCGCCGGGGCGTCTTCCTCGCCCCGACCCCGCTCTTCTGGCGCTTCGAGAAGCCGCCGGCGCATGTGGAGGGGCCGGAGGAGGAGCAGTTCAGCTGGGAGCTGGAGCGCTTCTGCGAGCTGGCCCTGCGCGCCAACCCCAACGTCCTGGAGTGTCTGCACTCCCCCGTCGTCGAGCACATCGACGACATGGGCCGCGAACTGGTCGCGCTGCGCGAGGCGTTCCTCTCCCGCCAGGCCCACCAGACCTTCGTCCGGTACGCCGGGGGCCAGCGCAGGAAGCTCGACGCCGACGTCCGCCAGTACGGGCAGCCGCGCTGGAAGCACGCCATGCACCTGCTGCGCCTGCTCATGAGCTGCCGCGACCTGCTGCGCACGGGCGAGCTGACCATCCATGTCGGCGACGACCGCGAGCGTCTGCTCGCGGTGAAGCGCGGCGAGGTCCCCTGGTCCGAGATCGAGTCCTGGATGACCCGCCTCACGGAGGAGGCGGACGCCGCGGCGACCACCTCCCCCCTCCCCTCGACCCCGGACCACGCCCGCGTCGAGGACTTCCTGATCCGCGCCCGCCGCGCGTCGGCCCTGCGCGCGCTCTAG
- a CDS encoding Rieske (2Fe-2S) protein → MTSDATPRRTVLLAGAGSVTAALATGCGSDGDKEGGTTAGPTTPLPTGPTTPGTAPAGTSLGSTSQIPVGGGTVFKDEKVVVTQPTDGEFKAFSAVCTHQGCTVNKVANGTIDCPCHGSKYRIADGSVAAGPAPRPLPAEEITVSGDTITLA, encoded by the coding sequence ATGACTTCAGATGCCACGCCCCGTCGTACCGTGCTGCTGGCCGGTGCGGGTTCGGTCACCGCCGCGCTGGCCACCGGCTGCGGCTCGGACGGCGACAAGGAGGGCGGTACGACCGCCGGCCCGACGACGCCCCTGCCCACGGGCCCGACGACCCCGGGTACGGCGCCCGCCGGGACATCGCTCGGCAGCACCTCCCAGATCCCGGTCGGGGGCGGCACCGTCTTCAAGGACGAGAAGGTGGTCGTCACCCAGCCCACGGACGGCGAGTTCAAGGCGTTCTCGGCGGTCTGCACCCACCAGGGCTGCACGGTGAACAAGGTCGCGAACGGCACCATCGACTGTCCCTGCCACGGCTCCAAGTACCGCATCGCGGACGGCTCGGTGGCCGCCGGACCGGCTCCGCGCCCCCTCCCGGCCGAGGAGATCACCGTGTCCGGGGACACCATCACCCTCGCGTAA
- the aroH gene encoding chorismate mutase — translation MAVRAVRGAVQLERDEAGHMHEQVEELLTAVLERNGLTADDLISIWFTATPDLHSDFPAAAARRIGIVDVPLICAQELDIEGAMPRVVRLLAHVESELPKSAIAHVYLGAAAALRKDIAQ, via the coding sequence GTGGCGGTACGAGCGGTCCGAGGCGCCGTCCAGCTGGAACGGGACGAGGCCGGACACATGCACGAGCAGGTCGAGGAACTGCTCACCGCCGTCCTGGAGCGCAACGGGCTCACCGCCGACGACCTGATCAGCATCTGGTTCACGGCCACGCCCGATCTGCACAGCGACTTCCCGGCAGCGGCGGCACGCCGGATCGGGATCGTCGACGTGCCCCTGATCTGCGCGCAGGAGCTGGACATCGAGGGTGCGATGCCGAGGGTCGTACGGCTCCTCGCGCACGTCGAGTCGGAACTGCCCAAGTCCGCGATCGCGCACGTCTACCTCGGTGCCGCGGCCGCCCTGCGCAAGGACATCGCCCAGTGA
- a CDS encoding prephenate dehydrogenase: protein MRTALVIGTGLIGTSAALALAGRGIAVHLRDHDPARARTAAALGAGTDEAPEGPVDLAIVAVPPAHVAATLAAAMRDGLARGYLDVASVKGGPKRELEELGLDLTAYIGTHPMSGKERSGPLAATADLFEGRPWVLTPTRDTDTEVLNLALELVALCRAVPVVMDADAHDRAVALVSHTPQLVSSMVAARLEEADETAVRLCGQGIRDVTRIAASDPRMWVEILSANPGPVADVLAGVAADLDETVRALRSLQSTDDDKRREGTSGVEDVLRRGNAGRARVPGKHGAAPTLYETVAVLISDQPGELARIFADAGRAGVNIEDVRIEHATGQQAGLVQLMVEPSAAPVLGAALRERGWALRAG, encoded by the coding sequence GTGAGAACCGCGCTCGTCATCGGAACCGGCCTCATCGGCACCTCGGCGGCGCTCGCGCTCGCCGGGCGGGGCATCGCCGTCCACCTCCGCGACCACGACCCGGCCCGCGCGCGTACGGCCGCGGCGCTCGGCGCCGGCACGGACGAGGCGCCCGAGGGGCCCGTCGACCTCGCGATCGTCGCCGTACCTCCGGCACATGTGGCCGCCACGCTCGCCGCGGCGATGCGCGACGGGCTCGCGCGCGGCTACCTGGACGTGGCGAGCGTCAAGGGCGGACCGAAGCGGGAGCTGGAGGAGCTGGGGCTCGACCTCACCGCGTACATCGGCACGCACCCGATGTCCGGGAAGGAGCGCTCGGGCCCGCTCGCGGCGACCGCCGACCTCTTCGAGGGGCGGCCGTGGGTGCTCACCCCGACCCGGGACACCGACACCGAGGTCCTGAACCTCGCCCTGGAGCTGGTCGCGCTCTGCCGCGCCGTCCCCGTCGTCATGGACGCGGACGCCCACGACCGGGCGGTCGCGCTCGTCTCGCACACCCCGCAGCTGGTCTCGTCGATGGTCGCGGCGCGCCTGGAGGAGGCGGACGAGACGGCGGTACGGCTCTGTGGGCAGGGCATCCGTGACGTCACCCGGATCGCGGCCTCCGACCCGCGCATGTGGGTCGAGATCCTGTCGGCGAACCCCGGGCCTGTCGCGGACGTCCTCGCGGGCGTCGCGGCGGACCTGGACGAGACGGTCCGGGCGCTCCGCTCGCTCCAGTCCACCGACGACGACAAGCGCCGGGAGGGCACGAGCGGGGTCGAGGACGTGCTGCGCCGCGGCAACGCGGGCCGCGCGCGGGTCCCGGGCAAGCACGGTGCCGCGCCGACGCTGTACGAGACCGTCGCCGTCCTCATCAGCGACCAGCCGGGCGAGCTCGCCCGTATCTTCGCGGACGCCGGCCGCGCGGGGGTCAACATCGAGGACGTCCGCATCGAGCACGCGACGGGGCAGCAGGCGGGCCTGGTCCAGCTGATGGTGGAGCCGTCGGCCGCGCCGGTGCTGGGGGCCGCGCTGCGGGAGCGGGGCTGGGCGCTCAGGGCGGGGTGA